A segment of the Fusarium oxysporum f. sp. lycopersici 4287 chromosome 4, whole genome shotgun sequence genome:
TTCTTGAATCGCGAAGTCCAGTACAGTCAACAGCTGCACGGCGCATTGCAAGGCATCAAACGTGTCAACCAGCTCCTAAGTGAAGTAGAAGCTGCTAAGAATGAACGCCGCATATTAGACTCGTTACGGCTACTCGAGAGTATGTTATAAAATTCCCATTGCCGATATCATACTCACCACTTGACAGAGTCATGGGAAGCAATTGACCAAATTGGTGTAAGCAAAACTTGTCGAGTCATGAAACTTCTGAATCTTCGAAGTTTTGAGCTCAAATCTTCTGTTCATGAGGTTTTCGACCATATCTGGAAGACATTGATTCATGCGGATATTGAGACACGCCAATTCGCCATTTACAATGCTGTTGAGGGTGAGGAAACTGCCTCGCAAATACCACTACCGCTAACAAGTCTTAGATGAGCAAATGAATCTCTCCGATGCAGTAGTTGGCCTTCAGGCTTACAAAGAGGTCGACGAGCGTATGGAACAGTTGTGGCGAAATGTAGATGCCGCAATCATATCTCCCCGGATGGATATCAAAAACAACACCTTGCCTACTATACAAGCAGATGGAGAGGTCCTGAAGCTATCAGGAGAAGCATCAAGATCAGTCGATGCTCTACTCACCGACCTAGAAACGTCCTTCACTTTTCTCGCCCAAAAACTTCCTTCTGATCTCTTGCCACCACTTGGTAACTTTATGATGGCAGACGTAATACCCAAGCTTATTGGGGAGTGGCTGGAGGTTGCAGTACCTTCGTCGTTGAAAGAGATGGACAACTTCCAGGCCATGATCAAGAGAGCTCGCGAATTCTGCCAGTCGCTGACTCAACATGGATACACGGGCTTCACGGATTTACAAGATTGGGTTGACAATGCGCCATCAATATGGCTTGGGAAGTGTCGTGAGACAACGCTCGACTCTGTCCGATCCAAGTTACTTGGCGGAATCGGAGAGTCAAAACAGGtcgagaaggttgagaagcaAATGGTGTCTCTGGCAGAAGGTAAAGAGATCACAAAGACGCCAGGAGGAGCTGCAGCAAATACCGAAGCTGCTGACTGGGGAGCTGATTGGGGTGATGCTTGGGAGGAAGATAATGAGCAACCCGAAGTCCAGAACAAATCTGCCTCGAAAGGCCCAGGCTCTGCGAAAGCcgacgaagacgatggaGCAGATGCATGGGgatgggatgaagaggacacTACTACCGAGGCCAAGGACACCAAAGAAGCCCccgagaaggatgaggaagatgacagTGCTGCTGCTTGGGGTTGGGGAGAAGAGGACACAACCCAAGAGCCAGTGCAGGCCCCGAAACCCAAGGGCAAAGCCCCTAATGCCCAAAACGAGACTCGAGAGCTTGTGTTAAAGGAGACATATAGCGTGTCGTCAATGCCTGAGCCTGTCCTCGAACTTATTTATGCCATCTTGGAGGACGGCGCTGCACTAACGAGAGACGATGTGGAATATGCGCCTGTTGCAGCTACAGCGCCTGGTCTCTTTGGTCTGCCAACATTTGCGTTAGCCTTGTTCAGGGCCATCTCACCTCACTACTACTCTAGAAGTGAGGGTGGCAACATGTAAGGACATTCCAAGAATCGGCTGAGGGCGTCACTAATCCGGAACAGGTTCCTATACAACGATGCTATGTATCTAGCAGAAAAGCTCTCCGAATTCGCTGATGGCTGGAAGAAGCGAGACGACTTAACACCTAGGGCGCGAAATATGCTACGGCTTGACAATGACATCAAGAGCTTGCAAGCCTTCGCCAATCGCAGCTATGCCAACGAGATGAACATCCAAAAGACCATTCTTCGAGATTTCCTTGGTGGAGCGCAAAGTCTGATGCAgcaagatgagatggaggcTTGTGTCGAGTTGGCTTCGGCCCGCATCCGTGCCATGGCTTCTGTCTGGAAACCTATCCTCGCTCGTTCAGTCTGGACTCAGGCTTTGGGTTCGTTGGCTGATGCTCTCGCGACCAAGCTCATCACAGACGTCCTCGAGATGTCGTCCATCGGTCAAGACGAGGCATACAATATTGCAAAAACAATCGCCACAGCTACTGAGCTCGACGACCTCTTCCTGCCCAGCACCCTGACAGGAACTGCTAAGTCGGAGGATGAGGTTCCTCAAACAGCTCAGTATGCTCCTAGCTGGCTACGTCTCAAGTATCTGAGCGAGGTTCTGCAAAGCAATCTCAACGAGGTACGGTATCTGTGGTGTGAAAGTGAATTGAGTCTGTACTTTTCGGTCTCTGAGGTTATAGACCTTATTGAGGCTAGCTTCGAGGCAAACTCAAGGACGAGGGATACCATTCGTGAGATTCAGTCCAAACCTACGCCTTTAGCTGGGCGATGAGAGATGTTTGCATGGAGATGAGGGCTGTTTGTGAGATATCTTGGAAAGATGCAGCATTTATGACGCTTTAGAAATAAATATGTGATTGTCTGGCTGTTTGAAGCCTTGCTTCATCTCTGTTCTGTCTTATTTTGTCTTTGTTTTGTCTTGTTTTCATCTCTAATACTCAAATCTGTTGTCAGGAGCAAGTCCAcagctcatcaccaacaaccacACAAACTCACACAATATGAGCAGCTCTATGGATAATAAAGTAGCCATCTACTACAGAAGCATCTCGTTCTTATAAAATCAGCACCATATAGTGCTTTTACCTCAGGAGCAGCTTTCATGTTCATCGACTTCACTGCAACCTCAAGCTACCCTATACTTCAACCGTGCCGAAAAGTGAGGCCCAGAATCGCTTGTCCGATTACGAAGACGATAAGACCCTTGATGTTGGTTTACTTAAGAGTATAATTGGAGTTATTCTGCCATTATGATTTATGGTCACTTGTTTGTGGTCTTTGAACTGACATCGG
Coding sequences within it:
- a CDS encoding hypothetical protein (At least one base has a quality score < 10) produces the protein MAATTEQAPQQLSDALVAFSLEGRFPDNISVLPPVSETDLQPAIQALAKAKRDLEAELHTINQETKQDVDSWIRNSKTLQEDIFRSKAMANEIERQSEAPDASGEAIQDAEEKAEFLNREVQYSQQLHGALQGIKRVNQLLSEVEAAKNERRILDSLRLLEKSWEAIDQIGVSKTCRVMKLLNLRSFELKSSVHEVFDHIWKTLIHADIETRQFAIYNAVEDEQMNLSDAVVGLQAYKEVDERMEQLWRNVDAAIISPRMDIKNNTLPTIQADGEVLKLSGEASRSVDALLTDLETSFTFLAQKLPSDLLPPLGNFMMADVIPKLIGEWLEVAVPSSLKEMDNFQAMIKRAREFCQSLTQHGYTGFTDLQDWVDNAPSIWLGKCRETTLDSVRSKLLGGIGESKQVEKVEKQMVSLAEGKEITKTPGGAAANTEAADWGADWGDAWEEDNEQPEVQNKSASKGPGSAKADEDDGADAWGWDEEDTTTEAKDTKEAPEKDEEDDSAAAWGWGEEDTTQEPVQAPKPKGKAPNAQNETRELVLKETYSVSSMPEPVLELIYAILEDGAALTRDDVEYAPVAATAPGLFGLPTFALALFRAISPHYYSRSEGGNM
- a CDS encoding hypothetical protein (At least one base has a quality score < 10) — encoded protein: MANEIERQSEAPDASGEAIQDAEEKAEFLNREVQYSQQLHGALQGIKRVNQLLSEVEAAKNERRILDSLRLLEKSWEAIDQIGVSKTCRVMKLLNLRSFELKSSVHEVFDHIWKTLIHADIETRQFAIYNAVEDEQMNLSDAVVGLQAYKEVDERMEQLWRNVDAAIISPRMDIKNNTLPTIQADGEVLKLSGEASRSVDALLTDLETSFTFLAQKLPSDLLPPLGNFMMADVIPKLIGEWLEVAVPSSLKEMDNFQAMIKRAREFCQSLTQHGYTGFTDLQDWVDNAPSIWLGKCRETTLDSVRSKLLGGIGESKQVEKVEKQMVSLAEGKEITKTPGGAAANTEAADWGADWGDAWEEDNEQPEVQNKSASKGPGSAKADEDDGADAWGWDEEDTTTEAKDTKEAPEKDEEDDSAAAWGWGEEDTTQEPVQAPKPKGKAPNAQNETRELVLKETYSVSSMPEPVLELIYAILEDGAALTRDDVEYAPVAATAPGLFGLPTFALALFRAISPHYYSRSEGGNMFLYNDAMYLAEKLSEFADGWKKRDDLTPRARNMLRLDNDIKSLQAFANRSYANEMNIQKTILRDFLGGAQSLMQQDEMEACVELASARIRAMASVWKPILARSVWTQALGSLADALATKLITDVLEMSSIGQDEAYNIAKTIATATELDDLFLPSTLTGTAKSEDEVPQTAQYAPSWLRLKYLSEVLQSNLNEVRYLWCESELSLYFSVSEVIDLIEASFEANSRTRDTIREIQSKPTPLAGR
- a CDS encoding hypothetical protein (At least one base has a quality score < 10) codes for the protein MAATTEQAPQQLSDALVAFSLEGRFPDNISVLPPVSETDLQPAIQALAKAKRDLEAELHTINQETKQDVDSWIRNSKTLQEDIFRSKAMANEIERQSEAPDASGEAIQDAEEKAEFLNREVQYSQQLHGALQGIKRVNQLLSEVEAAKNERRILDSLRLLEKSWEAIDQIGVSKTCRVMKLLNLRSFELKSSVHEVFDHIWKTLIHADIETRQFAIYNAVEDEQMNLSDAVVGLQAYKEVDERMEQLWRNVDAAIISPRMDIKNNTLPTIQADGEVLKLSGEASRSVDALLTDLETSFTFLAQKLPSDLLPPLGNFMMADVIPKLIGEWLEVAVPSSLKEMDNFQAMIKRAREFCQSLTQHGYTGFTDLQDWVDNAPSIWLGKCRETTLDSVRSKLLGGIGESKQVEKVEKQMVSLAEGKEITKTPGGAAANTEAADWGADWGDAWEEDNEQPEVQNKSASKGPGSAKADEDDGADAWGWDEEDTTTEAKDTKEAPEKDEEDDSAAAWGWGEEDTTQEPVQAPKPKGKAPNAQNETRELVLKETYSVSSMPEPVLELIYAILEDGAALTRDDVEYAPVAATAPGLFGLPTFALALFRAISPHYYSRSEGGNMFLYNDAMYLAEKLSEFADGWKKRDDLTPRARNMLRLDNDIKSLQAFANRSYANEMNIQKTILRDFLGGAQSLMQQDEMEACVELASARIRAMASVWKPILARSVWTQALGSLADALATKLITDVLEMSSIGQDEAYNIAKTIATATELDDLFLPSTLTGTAKSEDEVPQTAQYAPSWLRLKYLSEVLQSNLNEVRYLWCESELSLYFSVSEVIDLIEASFEANSRTRDTIREIQSKPTPLAGR